The proteins below are encoded in one region of Halocatena salina:
- the hutI gene encoding imidazolonepropionase, with translation MTQTIIHEASEIVIGPGENGLDRVEDGAIAMEDGTIVAVGPTEEITRAYPPENAVRAIDASGQTVIPGFVDSHTHALFAGDRSDEFEAKLRGASYQEILEEGGGILRTVRATRNASEEELLDRLLGYLDVMLTHGTTTVEIKSGYGLDSETELRMLSVIERADDTHPIDVVPTYMGAHAVPESWTADDYVESIITEQLPAIERQGIAEFCDVFCEADVFDVEQSRRVLTAGMDHGLTPKVHAEEFVRLGGAQLAAELSATSADHLLHAEQADIDALEASGVTPVLLPGTAFSLGAEYADAHAFIDRGASVALASDFNPNCHSPSMGFAVALGCLGMEMTPAEALGAATHGGARALDRADSGLGTLGPSAPADLCLIDAPSHVHIPYTFGINLVETVLKAGEVVIDGH, from the coding sequence ATGACACAAACCATCATTCACGAGGCGAGCGAAATCGTCATCGGACCGGGAGAGAACGGTCTCGACCGGGTAGAAGACGGTGCGATCGCAATGGAAGACGGGACGATCGTCGCGGTTGGACCGACCGAGGAAATAACGCGGGCGTATCCGCCGGAAAACGCCGTGCGAGCCATCGACGCGAGCGGGCAAACGGTGATTCCGGGCTTCGTGGATTCACACACCCACGCGCTGTTCGCTGGCGATCGCTCGGATGAGTTCGAAGCGAAGCTCCGCGGTGCGTCCTATCAGGAGATCCTTGAAGAGGGCGGAGGCATCCTCAGAACGGTCCGGGCGACCAGAAACGCGAGCGAAGAGGAACTGCTCGATCGACTGTTAGGGTATCTCGACGTAATGCTCACCCATGGCACCACCACGGTGGAGATAAAATCCGGCTACGGATTGGATTCGGAGACGGAACTCCGGATGCTCTCGGTGATCGAGCGTGCCGACGATACCCATCCGATCGACGTAGTACCGACGTACATGGGTGCCCACGCAGTGCCCGAGAGCTGGACCGCAGACGACTACGTCGAATCGATCATCACCGAACAGCTGCCAGCTATCGAGCGTCAGGGCATTGCCGAATTCTGCGACGTGTTCTGTGAAGCGGACGTGTTCGACGTCGAACAGTCGCGTCGGGTGCTCACCGCTGGGATGGACCACGGACTCACGCCGAAAGTTCACGCCGAAGAGTTCGTTCGACTGGGCGGTGCACAGCTGGCCGCCGAACTCAGTGCGACGAGTGCGGACCATCTCCTACACGCCGAGCAAGCGGACATCGACGCGCTCGAAGCGTCGGGGGTGACACCCGTTTTACTGCCGGGAACCGCGTTTTCACTCGGTGCCGAGTACGCTGATGCACACGCGTTTATAGATCGGGGCGCGTCCGTCGCGCTCGCTTCGGATTTCAATCCCAACTGTCATTCACCGAGCATGGGGTTTGCCGTGGCACTCGGCTGTCTCGGCATGGAGATGACGCCAGCTGAGGCGCTCGGGGCTGCCACACACGGTGGTGCACGCGCGCTCGACCGGGCTGACAGCGGTCTGGGGACGCTCGGTCCGAGTGCACCGGCCGATCTCTGTCTGATCGACGCTCCGAGCCACGTTCATATTCCCTACACGTTCGGTATCAACCTCGTCGAAACCGTACTGAAAGCTGGGGAGGTGGTGATCGATGGTCATTGA